From the genome of Mustela lutreola isolate mMusLut2 chromosome 16, mMusLut2.pri, whole genome shotgun sequence, one region includes:
- the LOC131818694 gene encoding collagen alpha-1(I) chain-like → MVRLCWPPGGTAGTRHPLLPDPPGRWSTDLLRQKSLRAGALRGRPTTLRGKRAVLKCSRKLRRSPGLARHDGYSLSKGRASFALLAEGARSSCPARRALGLGQHPNLCAPKPREQVPGGSRELKVPGEPIPRPGRSPREGAPAGLAPGPRRGRQTCATRVSRKRNDSFGRTESAAGAGRRAPGGLQGRPGRPAADRTRDRACFRGPCPRPESHAWPGTRPGALPGGGGAGAPGPRLRAAATLPARPPRPPPRRPGLPAGPASPPPPPPLTSARGRGGGHGSAGVGAARGRRPSALPLLTGSGLRRDAGGTNGLHYPRGPAIVRRHQAATVVLRAGGLPSLAPPSARFLPASARPPPRGPAPAARARPSPPRRRRRRRPRPRVCLRARAPPAA, encoded by the coding sequence ATGGTGAGACTCTGCTGGCCCCCAGGCGGCACGGCAGGTACCAGGCACCCTCTTCTTCCAGATCCCCCCGGCCGATGGAGCACCGACCTGCTCCGGCAGAAGAGCCTGCGGGCCGGAGCTCTCCGAGGACGCCCGACCACTCTACGCGGCAAACGCGCTGTCCTAAAGTGCTCGAGGAAGCTCAGGCGGAGTCCTGGGCTCGCCCGGCACGACGGCTACAGTTTGTCCAAAGGACGCGCATCCTTCGCGCTCCTCGCTGAAGGAGCAAGAAGTTCGTGCCCAGCGCGCCGCGCGCTGGGGCTCGGCCAGCACCCCAACCTGTGCGCGCCGAAGCCGAGGGAGCAAGTTCCGGGAGGCTCCCGAGAGCTCAAAGTTCCCGGGGAGCCCATCCCCAGGCCGGGCCGGTCTCCTCGCGAGGGCGCCCCTGCGGGCCtcgcccccggcccccgccgcgGGCGGCAAACATGTGCCACGCGAGTGTCCCGGAAGAGAAATGACAGCTTCGGGAGAACGGAGTCCGCCGCGGGCGCGGGGCGCCGGGCTCCAGGCGGGCTCCAGGGCCGCCCGGGCCGGCCAGCCGCGGACCGGACGCGGGATCGTGCCTGTTTCCGCGGTCCCTGCCCACGACCCGAGAGCCACGCTTGGCCGGGGACACGGCCCGGAGCGCTCCCCGGAGGCGGCGGCGCCGGGGCTCCCGGGCCTCGGCTCCGCGCCGCCGCCACGCTCCCCGCCCGGCCGCCTCGGCCTCCTCCCCGCCGGCCCGGCCTCCCCGCCGGCCCGgcctccccgccgccgccgccgccacttaCTTCAGCgcgagggcggggagggggccaCGGCTCCGCTGGCGTCGGGGCGGCGCGGGGAAGGCGTCCCTCGGCCCTTCCGCTCCTCACAGGCTCCGGCTTGAGGCGCGACGCGGGCGGAACAAACGGGCTCCACTACCCGCGGGGGCCGGCCATTGTGCGACGTCATCAGGCCGCGACAGTCGTCCTGCGGGCCGGCGGGCTTCCCTCGCTCGCCCCGCCCTCCGCCCGCTTCCTTCCGGCCTCCGCGCGGCCGCCTccgcgcggccccgcccccgcggcgCGCGCCCGCCCGAGCCCGCCACGGCGCAGGCGCCGCCGAAGGCCCCGCCCCAGGGTGTGTCTTCGAGCCCGCGCGCCGCCGGCCGCCTGA